A window of Rattus norvegicus strain BN/NHsdMcwi chromosome 14, GRCr8, whole genome shotgun sequence contains these coding sequences:
- the LOC134481696 gene encoding keratin-associated protein 10-6-like — protein sequence MYVCLCLCLCICISLSVSVSVSVCVCMYVYLCLCLCICISVSVCVCVSVYPCACVYVCVSMSVCICISVCVSLCVCVYVCVFMSVSVYLYICLSVCVSVYPCAYVCMCIYVCVCVSVSLSLSVHVYVSVCVCVCMYVCLCLCMCVCVCVSVYLFLCICICVCVCMCVYVCVCVSVYVCVYVCVSMSVSVYLYICVCISLSLCVSVCMSVCLYLCVCICVCVYLSVYLSLCVCISLSLVSVYPCVYVCVCLCVYVCVCVSVYLCVCVSLCVCMCVCVLLSSYPVMKSLEATVTNLVTNELFRVLD from the coding sequence atgtatgtgtgtctatgtctgtgtctgtgtatctgtatctctctctctgtctctgtctctgtctctgtctgtgtgtgtatgtatgtgtatctatgtctgtgtctgtgtatctgtatatctgtctctgtgtgtgtgtgtgtgtctgtgtatccatgtgcatgtgtgtatgtatgtgtgtctatgtctgtgtgtatctgtatatctgtgtgtgtatctttgtgtgtgtgtgtgtatgtatgtgtatttatgtctgtgtctgtgtatctgtatatctgtctctctgtgtgtgtgtctgtgtatccatgtgcgtatgtgtgtatgtgtatctatgtctgtgtctgtgtgtctgtatctctctctctctctgtgcatgtctatgtatccgtgtgcgtatgtgtgtgtatgtatgtgtgtctatgtctgtgtatgtgtgtctgtgtctgtgtatctgtatatctgtttctgtgtatctgtatatgtgtgtgtgtatgtatgtgtgtctatgtctgtgtctgtgtatctgtatatgtgtgtgtgtatgtatgtgtgtctatgtctgtgtctgtgtatctgtatatctgtgtgtgtatctctctctctctctgtgtaagtgtgtgtatgtctgtgtgtctatatctgtgtgtgtgtatctgtgtgtgtgtgtatctctctgtgtatctctctctctgtgtgtgtatctctctctctctcgtgtctgtgtatccatgtgtgtatgtgtgtgtatgtctctgtgtgtatgtctgtgtgtgtgtatctgtatatctgtgtgtgtgtgtatctctctgtgtgtgtatgtgtgtgtgtgtgttgctctctAGCTATCCTGTGATGAAAAGTTTGGAAGCAACTGTAACAAACCTTGTTACAAACGAGCTATTTAGAGTCTTAGATTGA